The Chaetodon trifascialis isolate fChaTrf1 chromosome 16, fChaTrf1.hap1, whole genome shotgun sequence genome includes a region encoding these proteins:
- the ssh2b gene encoding protein phosphatase Slingshot homolog 2b isoform X2 translates to MALVTVQRSPTPSTSSSPCVSESGSGEDDRRSQPRSISESFLTVKGAALFLPRGNGSSPSSASRFSQLRSKHAGDIQQHLQTMFTLLRPEDNIKLAVRLESAHAQITRYMVVVSTNGRQDTEESVVLGMDFSPVDSSCSVGLVLPLWSDTLIHLDGDGGFSVSTDNRVHVFKPVSVQAMWSALQSLHKACEVARCHNYFPGSLFLTWVSYYQSRVSSDQVRINEWNAMQDVQSHRADSPVLFSDIPTERELTERQIKTSLREIMMQKDLENVTCKEIRTELEMHMTCNLREFKEFIDNEMIVILGQMDSPTEIFDHVFLGSEWNASNLEELQKSGVQYILNVTREIDNFFPGVFEYHNIRVYDEEATDLLAYWNDTYKFISRAKKAGSKCLVHCKMGISRSAATVIAYAMKEHGWDLKKAFDYVKERRAVTKPNPSFMRQLEEYQGILLASRQRHNKLWRSHSDSDLSDHHEPLSKSYAQPHSLGHSNPRNQASSTSGPSVKELLESLGTSAGTGKPAHSTSQPDTGIQSNQLSSSSSEGAAVLSGDAEAQSLEAPSLSAVVQISQLDSPCPESTAGSVSQLSPPLSNGLCDSEEKPSSPPLSQPKATTVVPELQNTDAVTVAQSVSVGQPHPPQPFHQLPLSHVPSPTPACMDEVIKPQALSSSLPVIKPMLVSVPESMTTPTPSTQQAEPQCLSAPVPVKKTDCDQQLCGSPVDGLAAHPPSTSDFISYPSAIPPNNEALFGHSADHINFFSAREKFKGMSQDGKSCQLKSCGKEQQPPPQEVSSSEGKEEEKRKEMAVPVQVTGLKPAAHAEASPLGPLSQPEPQGSQDQELRKSRQEIEDRDVLSQKEAENIKEEVKNKEEDEEAAPAGLYSDWTRGSVRRVTRQLEQRMKQEHEAPSPSSSPPSLSGSSSCTLRRPPSVHSGTVSNPQDTSVCLQVSEVNSMQEEEEEEEDGKGGPVKGESGDVVEMGALGNNNGSTKGHKLQPADIRLLSTSSFHRSAHSPFASVNFLCLEGVTELESGTDWDCSTEGPHSDIVMRETWETLCELGAFLQEVSMGGACKARCLDQVFGFSARTAQKRGSSIQKRVREVEARIRQAGLTPPSLMKRSASLAKLGCLELLANDLSEWELSRSSMAPSSAQPPSHTVNDESKKQRVHSSPSSAGQQPQVHGTGADRLPEAGETSPPPPSNQSPQGGLLPNSNQDSLHFPGLTFMTARQQYGRTHPLRRLKKRTASTLYHTM, encoded by the exons GAGTCCGGTAGTGGGGAGGATGACCGCCGCTCTCAGCCGAGGAG CATCAGTGAAAGTTTCCTGACAGTCAAAGGAGCTGCTCTCTTCTTACCTCGAGGAAATGGGTCCTCCCCTTCTTCTGCCTCTCGCTTCTCGCAGCTGCGCAGCAAACATGCAG GAGACATCCAGCAGCATCTACAAACCATGTTCACACTCCTCAGACCAGAGGACAACATCAAACTG GCGGTTCGACTGGAGAGCGCCCACGCTCAGATCACCCGCTACATGGTGGTGGTGTCAACCAATGGTCGTCAGGACACGGAGGAGAGCGTGGTGCTGGGAATGGATTTCAGTCCTGTAGATAG cTCATGTTCTGTAGGCCTGGTTTTGCCATTATGGAGCGACACGTTGATCCATCTGGACGGTGATGG gGGTTTCAGCGTGTCAACCGATAACAGAGTGCACGTATTCAAGCCCGTTTCTGTGCAGGCCATGTG GTCAGCCCTCCAGTCACTCCATAAAGCATGCGAGGTGGCTCGTTGTCACAACTACTTCCCTGGCAGCTTGTTCCTCACCTGGGTCAGCTACTATCAAAGCAGGGTCTCGTCCGACCAGGTACGCATCAACGAGTGGAATGCCATGCAGGACGTGCAGTCACACCGTGCTGATTCGCCCGTGCTCTTCTCTGACAT ACCTACAGAAAGGGAGCTGACAGAGCGTCAGATCAAAACCAGTTTGAGGGAGATCATGATGCAGAAAGACCTTGAGAATGTCACCTGCAAAGAG ATACGAACAGAGTTGGAAATGCACATGACGTGCAACCTGCGAGAGTTCAAGGAGTTCATCGACAATGAGATGATTGTCATTCTGGGCCAGATGGACAGTCCTACAGAAATCTTTGACCACGTCTTCTTG GGATCTGAGTGGAATGCATCCAATTTGGAGGAGTTGCAGAAGAGCGG GGTTCAGTACATCCTGAATGTAACGAGGGAGATTGATAACTTCTTCCCTGGTGTGTTCGAGTACCACAACATCCGCGTTTATGATGAGGAGGCCACTGACCTGCTCGCTTATTGGAATGACACCTACAAATTTATATCTAGAGCCAA GAAAGCTGGATCCAAGTGCCTGGTGCACTGTAAAATGGGTATAAGTCGCTCTGCAGCCACTGTGATCGCGTACGCTATGAAGGAGCACGGCTGGGATTTGAAAAAGGCCTTTGATTATGTCAAGGAGCGTCGGGCTGTGACCAAACCGAACCCCTCTTTTATGAGACAGCTGGAGGAGTATCAGGGCATACTGCTCGCCAG CAGGCAGAGACACAACAAACTGTGGCGTTCTCACTCTGACAGCGACCTATCTGACCACCATGAGCCACTGTCTAAATCTTACGCCCAACCGCACAGCCTGGGTCACTCCAACCCCCGTAACCAGGCCAGCAGCACATCTGGTCCCTCTGTGAAAGAGCTTCTGGAATCGCTGGGAACGTCGGCCGGCACTGGCAAACCAGCACACTCCACTAGCCAGCCTGATACTGGCATCCAGTCCAATCAGCTCAGCTCTTCGTCCTCTGAGGGGGCGGCAGTCCTATCAGGCGATGCTGAAGCTCAAAGCCTTGAGgctccttctctttctgctgtAGTCCAGATCAGCCAATTGGACTCCCCTTGTCCTGAGTCCACAGCCGGCTCTGTGTCTCAGTTATCTCCCCCGCTCTCCAACGGCTTATGTGACTCTGAGGAGAAGCCCTCAtcgcctcctctctcccagCCAAAGGCCACTACTGTGGTGCCTGAGCTTCAAAACACAGACGCGGTGACTGTTGCACAGAGTGTTTCAGTGGGCCAGCCTCACCCGCCTCAACCCTTTCACCAACTCCCTCTCTCCCATGTTCCATCCCCAACCCCAGCCTGCATGGATGAAGTTATCAAACCACAGGcgttgtcctcctctctccctgtgaTAAAACCGATGCTCGTGTCAGTGCCTGAGTCCATGACAACACCAACACCAAGCACACAACAGGCTGAACCCCAGTGTCTGTCTGCACCAGTGCCTGtcaaaaaaacagactgtgaccAGCAGCTGTGTGGCTCGCCCGTGGACGGTTTAGCAGCCCATCCTCCCTCCACTAGTGATTTTATCAGCTACCCCAGTGCCATTCCACCAAACAACGAGGCGTTGTTTGGCCACAGTGCAGATCACATTAACTTTTTCAGTGCCAGGGAAAAGTTCAAGGGAATGAGTCAAGATGGTAAAAGCTGCCAGCTGAAGAGCTGTGGTAAGGAGCAGCAACCGCCGCCTCAGGAGGTCTCCAGcagtgaggggaaggaggaggagaaaagaaaa GAAATGGCCGTCCCTGTGCAGGTCACAGGACTGAAGCCTGCAGCGCACGCAGAGGCTTCACCTCTCGGCCCTCTCAGCCAACCGGAGCCTCAGGGCTCGCAGGACCAGGAATTGAGGAAGTCAAGGCAGGAAATAGAGGATAGAGATGTTTTATCACAGAAAGAAGCTGAGAATATtaaagaggaagtgaaaaacaaagaagaggatgaggaggcagcTCCTGCTGGTCTCTACAGCGACTGGACGAGGGGGTCGGTGCGGCGTGTCACCCGACAGCTGGAGCAAAGAATGAAACAGGAGCACGAGGCTCCATCaccctcttcatctccaccGTCCCTCTCCGGCAGCTCCTCCTGCACTCTGCGGCGTCCACCCAGCGTCCACTCTGGGACAGTGTCCAATCCCCAGGATACATCAGTTTGCTTGCAGGTGTCAGAAGTTAACAGCatgcaggaagaagaggaggaggaggaggatgggaagGGTGGACCAGTTAAAGGGGAGAGTGGGGATGTAGTTGAGATGGGGGCACTAGGAAATAATAATGGAAGCACAAAAGGACACAAACTCCAGCCTGCTGATATTAGATTGCTCTCTACCTCTTCTTTCCACCGCTCCGCCCATTCTCCCTTTGCCTCTGTGAACTTCCTGTGTTTGGAGGGCGTGACAGAGCTCGAGTCAGGCACAGACTGGGACTGCTCCACAGAGGGACCCCATAGTGACATTGTCATGAGGGAGACGTGGGAGACTCTGTGTGAGCTGGGTGCCTTCCTGCAGGAGGTGAGCATGGGCGGAGCCTGCAAGGCCAGGTGTTTGGACCAGGTTTTTGGCTTCAGCGCTAGAACCGCTCAGAAGCGAGGTAGCAGCATCCAGAAGAGGGTCAGAGAGGTGGAGGCCCGGATTCGCCAGGCAGGACTCACCCCTCCATCCCTGATGAAGCGCTCGGCCTCTCTGGCCAAACTGGGCTGTCTGGAGCTGCTCGCCAATGACCTGAGCGAGTGGGAGCTCAGCCGCTCCTCCATGGCCCCGTCCTCAGCACAACCTCCGAGCCACACAGTAAACGACGAGTCCAAGAAACAGCGGGTCCACAGCTCTCCCTCCTCAGCCGGCCAGCAGCCACAGGTCCACGGCACTGGTGCGGACAGGCTTCCTGAAGCTGGAGAAACctcaccacctccaccatcaaATCAGAGTCCACAGGGAGGACTACTCCCCAACTCTAACCAAGACTCCCTGCATTTTCCTGGGCTGACATTTATGACAGCAAGGCAGCAATATGGAAGGACTCATCCCCTGAGGCGGCTTAAGAAAAGAACTGCTAGTACCCTTTACCACACCATGTAA
- the ssh2b gene encoding protein phosphatase Slingshot homolog 2b isoform X1 — MPPGVVTAPRSSSAGCFCACCGVKLRPHFTENSVISQGEIYQLISESFLTVKGAALFLPRGNGSSPSSASRFSQLRSKHAGDIQQHLQTMFTLLRPEDNIKLAVRLESAHAQITRYMVVVSTNGRQDTEESVVLGMDFSPVDSSCSVGLVLPLWSDTLIHLDGDGGFSVSTDNRVHVFKPVSVQAMWSALQSLHKACEVARCHNYFPGSLFLTWVSYYQSRVSSDQVRINEWNAMQDVQSHRADSPVLFSDIPTERELTERQIKTSLREIMMQKDLENVTCKEIRTELEMHMTCNLREFKEFIDNEMIVILGQMDSPTEIFDHVFLGSEWNASNLEELQKSGVQYILNVTREIDNFFPGVFEYHNIRVYDEEATDLLAYWNDTYKFISRAKKAGSKCLVHCKMGISRSAATVIAYAMKEHGWDLKKAFDYVKERRAVTKPNPSFMRQLEEYQGILLASRQRHNKLWRSHSDSDLSDHHEPLSKSYAQPHSLGHSNPRNQASSTSGPSVKELLESLGTSAGTGKPAHSTSQPDTGIQSNQLSSSSSEGAAVLSGDAEAQSLEAPSLSAVVQISQLDSPCPESTAGSVSQLSPPLSNGLCDSEEKPSSPPLSQPKATTVVPELQNTDAVTVAQSVSVGQPHPPQPFHQLPLSHVPSPTPACMDEVIKPQALSSSLPVIKPMLVSVPESMTTPTPSTQQAEPQCLSAPVPVKKTDCDQQLCGSPVDGLAAHPPSTSDFISYPSAIPPNNEALFGHSADHINFFSAREKFKGMSQDGKSCQLKSCGKEQQPPPQEVSSSEGKEEEKRKEMAVPVQVTGLKPAAHAEASPLGPLSQPEPQGSQDQELRKSRQEIEDRDVLSQKEAENIKEEVKNKEEDEEAAPAGLYSDWTRGSVRRVTRQLEQRMKQEHEAPSPSSSPPSLSGSSSCTLRRPPSVHSGTVSNPQDTSVCLQVSEVNSMQEEEEEEEDGKGGPVKGESGDVVEMGALGNNNGSTKGHKLQPADIRLLSTSSFHRSAHSPFASVNFLCLEGVTELESGTDWDCSTEGPHSDIVMRETWETLCELGAFLQEVSMGGACKARCLDQVFGFSARTAQKRGSSIQKRVREVEARIRQAGLTPPSLMKRSASLAKLGCLELLANDLSEWELSRSSMAPSSAQPPSHTVNDESKKQRVHSSPSSAGQQPQVHGTGADRLPEAGETSPPPPSNQSPQGGLLPNSNQDSLHFPGLTFMTARQQYGRTHPLRRLKKRTASTLYHTM, encoded by the exons ATGCCTCCCGGTGTTGTGACCGCGCCACGGAGCTCATCAGCCGGCTGCTTCTGCGCCTGCTGCGGGGTGAAGCTGAGACCGCATTTCACCGAGAACTCCGTGATCTCTCAGGGGGAAATTTATCAGCT CATCAGTGAAAGTTTCCTGACAGTCAAAGGAGCTGCTCTCTTCTTACCTCGAGGAAATGGGTCCTCCCCTTCTTCTGCCTCTCGCTTCTCGCAGCTGCGCAGCAAACATGCAG GAGACATCCAGCAGCATCTACAAACCATGTTCACACTCCTCAGACCAGAGGACAACATCAAACTG GCGGTTCGACTGGAGAGCGCCCACGCTCAGATCACCCGCTACATGGTGGTGGTGTCAACCAATGGTCGTCAGGACACGGAGGAGAGCGTGGTGCTGGGAATGGATTTCAGTCCTGTAGATAG cTCATGTTCTGTAGGCCTGGTTTTGCCATTATGGAGCGACACGTTGATCCATCTGGACGGTGATGG gGGTTTCAGCGTGTCAACCGATAACAGAGTGCACGTATTCAAGCCCGTTTCTGTGCAGGCCATGTG GTCAGCCCTCCAGTCACTCCATAAAGCATGCGAGGTGGCTCGTTGTCACAACTACTTCCCTGGCAGCTTGTTCCTCACCTGGGTCAGCTACTATCAAAGCAGGGTCTCGTCCGACCAGGTACGCATCAACGAGTGGAATGCCATGCAGGACGTGCAGTCACACCGTGCTGATTCGCCCGTGCTCTTCTCTGACAT ACCTACAGAAAGGGAGCTGACAGAGCGTCAGATCAAAACCAGTTTGAGGGAGATCATGATGCAGAAAGACCTTGAGAATGTCACCTGCAAAGAG ATACGAACAGAGTTGGAAATGCACATGACGTGCAACCTGCGAGAGTTCAAGGAGTTCATCGACAATGAGATGATTGTCATTCTGGGCCAGATGGACAGTCCTACAGAAATCTTTGACCACGTCTTCTTG GGATCTGAGTGGAATGCATCCAATTTGGAGGAGTTGCAGAAGAGCGG GGTTCAGTACATCCTGAATGTAACGAGGGAGATTGATAACTTCTTCCCTGGTGTGTTCGAGTACCACAACATCCGCGTTTATGATGAGGAGGCCACTGACCTGCTCGCTTATTGGAATGACACCTACAAATTTATATCTAGAGCCAA GAAAGCTGGATCCAAGTGCCTGGTGCACTGTAAAATGGGTATAAGTCGCTCTGCAGCCACTGTGATCGCGTACGCTATGAAGGAGCACGGCTGGGATTTGAAAAAGGCCTTTGATTATGTCAAGGAGCGTCGGGCTGTGACCAAACCGAACCCCTCTTTTATGAGACAGCTGGAGGAGTATCAGGGCATACTGCTCGCCAG CAGGCAGAGACACAACAAACTGTGGCGTTCTCACTCTGACAGCGACCTATCTGACCACCATGAGCCACTGTCTAAATCTTACGCCCAACCGCACAGCCTGGGTCACTCCAACCCCCGTAACCAGGCCAGCAGCACATCTGGTCCCTCTGTGAAAGAGCTTCTGGAATCGCTGGGAACGTCGGCCGGCACTGGCAAACCAGCACACTCCACTAGCCAGCCTGATACTGGCATCCAGTCCAATCAGCTCAGCTCTTCGTCCTCTGAGGGGGCGGCAGTCCTATCAGGCGATGCTGAAGCTCAAAGCCTTGAGgctccttctctttctgctgtAGTCCAGATCAGCCAATTGGACTCCCCTTGTCCTGAGTCCACAGCCGGCTCTGTGTCTCAGTTATCTCCCCCGCTCTCCAACGGCTTATGTGACTCTGAGGAGAAGCCCTCAtcgcctcctctctcccagCCAAAGGCCACTACTGTGGTGCCTGAGCTTCAAAACACAGACGCGGTGACTGTTGCACAGAGTGTTTCAGTGGGCCAGCCTCACCCGCCTCAACCCTTTCACCAACTCCCTCTCTCCCATGTTCCATCCCCAACCCCAGCCTGCATGGATGAAGTTATCAAACCACAGGcgttgtcctcctctctccctgtgaTAAAACCGATGCTCGTGTCAGTGCCTGAGTCCATGACAACACCAACACCAAGCACACAACAGGCTGAACCCCAGTGTCTGTCTGCACCAGTGCCTGtcaaaaaaacagactgtgaccAGCAGCTGTGTGGCTCGCCCGTGGACGGTTTAGCAGCCCATCCTCCCTCCACTAGTGATTTTATCAGCTACCCCAGTGCCATTCCACCAAACAACGAGGCGTTGTTTGGCCACAGTGCAGATCACATTAACTTTTTCAGTGCCAGGGAAAAGTTCAAGGGAATGAGTCAAGATGGTAAAAGCTGCCAGCTGAAGAGCTGTGGTAAGGAGCAGCAACCGCCGCCTCAGGAGGTCTCCAGcagtgaggggaaggaggaggagaaaagaaaa GAAATGGCCGTCCCTGTGCAGGTCACAGGACTGAAGCCTGCAGCGCACGCAGAGGCTTCACCTCTCGGCCCTCTCAGCCAACCGGAGCCTCAGGGCTCGCAGGACCAGGAATTGAGGAAGTCAAGGCAGGAAATAGAGGATAGAGATGTTTTATCACAGAAAGAAGCTGAGAATATtaaagaggaagtgaaaaacaaagaagaggatgaggaggcagcTCCTGCTGGTCTCTACAGCGACTGGACGAGGGGGTCGGTGCGGCGTGTCACCCGACAGCTGGAGCAAAGAATGAAACAGGAGCACGAGGCTCCATCaccctcttcatctccaccGTCCCTCTCCGGCAGCTCCTCCTGCACTCTGCGGCGTCCACCCAGCGTCCACTCTGGGACAGTGTCCAATCCCCAGGATACATCAGTTTGCTTGCAGGTGTCAGAAGTTAACAGCatgcaggaagaagaggaggaggaggaggatgggaagGGTGGACCAGTTAAAGGGGAGAGTGGGGATGTAGTTGAGATGGGGGCACTAGGAAATAATAATGGAAGCACAAAAGGACACAAACTCCAGCCTGCTGATATTAGATTGCTCTCTACCTCTTCTTTCCACCGCTCCGCCCATTCTCCCTTTGCCTCTGTGAACTTCCTGTGTTTGGAGGGCGTGACAGAGCTCGAGTCAGGCACAGACTGGGACTGCTCCACAGAGGGACCCCATAGTGACATTGTCATGAGGGAGACGTGGGAGACTCTGTGTGAGCTGGGTGCCTTCCTGCAGGAGGTGAGCATGGGCGGAGCCTGCAAGGCCAGGTGTTTGGACCAGGTTTTTGGCTTCAGCGCTAGAACCGCTCAGAAGCGAGGTAGCAGCATCCAGAAGAGGGTCAGAGAGGTGGAGGCCCGGATTCGCCAGGCAGGACTCACCCCTCCATCCCTGATGAAGCGCTCGGCCTCTCTGGCCAAACTGGGCTGTCTGGAGCTGCTCGCCAATGACCTGAGCGAGTGGGAGCTCAGCCGCTCCTCCATGGCCCCGTCCTCAGCACAACCTCCGAGCCACACAGTAAACGACGAGTCCAAGAAACAGCGGGTCCACAGCTCTCCCTCCTCAGCCGGCCAGCAGCCACAGGTCCACGGCACTGGTGCGGACAGGCTTCCTGAAGCTGGAGAAACctcaccacctccaccatcaaATCAGAGTCCACAGGGAGGACTACTCCCCAACTCTAACCAAGACTCCCTGCATTTTCCTGGGCTGACATTTATGACAGCAAGGCAGCAATATGGAAGGACTCATCCCCTGAGGCGGCTTAAGAAAAGAACTGCTAGTACCCTTTACCACACCATGTAA
- the coro6 gene encoding coronin-6 isoform X2 encodes MSRSIVRQSKFRHVFGQTVKAEQAYDDIRVSKVTWDSSFCAVNPKFLAVIVESSGGGAFLVLPLCKTGRVDKNYPLVIGHSGPVLDIDWCPHDDNILASCSEDCTAMVWQIPDHSLTRPISDPVVVLEGHSKRVGIVTWHPTARNILLTAGSDNLIIIWNVGTGEPLISMDDHPDLIYSISWNRNGSLFCTTCKDRRLRVCDPRKREVVAERLAPHEGIRPMRAIFTRDGNIFTTGFTRMSQRELGLWDPTNFEEPIALLELDTSNGVLLPYYDADANMVYLCGKGDSSVRYFEITEEPPYVHYLNTFSSKEPQRGMGFMPKRGVDVSKCEIARLFKLLDKKCEPITMTVPRKSDLFQDDLYPDTAGPEPAMEPDEWLDGRDEDPILVSLRDGYVPPKSRELKVAKKNVLDSRPTTRRSMSTLDTNSLPPQLLERLLEEIQNLKATVLSQEKRICDLENKLSQYTNGTD; translated from the exons ATGAGTCGCAGCATCGTGCGGCAGAGTAAGTTTCGCCACGTCTTCGGCCAGACGGTGAAGGCTGAGCAGGCTTACGATGACATTCGCGTTTCCAAGGTGACGTGGGACAGCTCCTTCTGCGCCGTCAACCCAAAGTTCCTGGCAGTCATCGTTGAGTCCAGTGGAGGAGGGGCGTTCCTGGTCCTGCCCCTCTGTAAG ACAGGTCGCGTGGACAAGAACTACCCGCTGGTGATCGGCCACTCCGGGCCTGTCCTCGATATCGACTGGTGCCCTCATGACGACAACATCCTGGCCAGCTGCTCAGAGGACTGTACTGCAATG gtgtGGCAGATCCCAGATCACTCGCTGACTCGCCCCATCTCCGATCCTGTCGTGGTCCTGGAGGGACACTCCAAACGTGTTGGCATCGTCACCTGGCACCCCACCGCACGCAACATACTCCTCACTGCGg GCAGTGATAATCTGATTATAATCTGGAACGTGGGCACAGGCGAGCCCCTCATCTCCATGGACGACCACCCAGACCTCATCTACAGCATCAGCTGGAACCGAAACGGCAGCTTGTTTTGCACCACCTGTAAGGACCGACGTCTGCGTGTGTGCGACCCCCGCAAGCGGGAGGTGGTTGCG GAACGCCTGGCTCCACATGAGGGGATCCGGCCAATGAGAGCCATCTTCACCAGAGACGGAAACATCTTCACCACAGGATTCACCAGGATGAGCCAGAGAGAGCTCGGACTCTGGGACCCG ACAAACTTTGAGGAGCCTATTGCACTGTTGGAGCTGGACACAAGTAACGGAGTGTTGTTGCCATATTATGATGCAGACGCAAACATGGTCTACCTCTGTGGAAAG ggggacAGCAGCGTCCGTTACTTTGAGATCACAGAGGAGCCGCCATACGTCCACTACCTCAACACCTTCAGCAGTAAGGAACCCCAGAGAGGGATGGGCTTCATGCCCAAGAGAGGTGTGGACGTGAGCAAATGTGAGATCGCCAG GTTATTCAAGCTCCTTGACAAGAAGTGTGAGCCCATCACAATGACAGTGCCCAGAAAA TCGGACCTCTTCCAGGACGACTTGTACCCGGACACAGCAGGGCCCGAGCCCGCCATGGAGCCTGATGAGTGGCTGGATGGCCGCGACGAAGATCCAATCCTGGTGTCCTTGAGGGATGGCTACGTGCCGCCGAAGAGCCGAGAGCTCAAAGTGGCAAAGAAGAACGTGCTGGACTCCAGACCCACCACCCGACGCAGCATGTCCACTTTGGACACCAACAGTCTGCCG CCTCAGTTGCTTGAGAGGTTGTTGGAGGAGATTCAGAATCTGAAGGCCACAGTTTTGTCTCAGGAGAAGAGAATCTGTGACTTGGAGAATAAGCTTTCCCAGTACACCAATGGCACTGACTGA
- the coro6 gene encoding coronin-6 isoform X1 — protein MSRSIVRQSKFRHVFGQTVKAEQAYDDIRVSKVTWDSSFCAVNPKFLAVIVESSGGGAFLVLPLCKTGRVDKNYPLVIGHSGPVLDIDWCPHDDNILASCSEDCTAMVWQIPDHSLTRPISDPVVVLEGHSKRVGIVTWHPTARNILLTAGSDNLIIIWNVGTGEPLISMDDHPDLIYSISWNRNGSLFCTTCKDRRLRVCDPRKREVVAERLAPHEGIRPMRAIFTRDGNIFTTGFTRMSQRELGLWDPTNFEEPIALLELDTSNGVLLPYYDADANMVYLCGKGDSSVRYFEITEEPPYVHYLNTFSSKEPQRGMGFMPKRGVDVSKCEIARLFKLLDKKCEPITMTVPRKSDLFQDDLYPDTAGPEPAMEPDEWLDGRDEDPILVSLRDGYVPPKSRELKVAKKNVLDSRPTTRRSMSTLDTNSLPLPSLFWFIFPRCSLSLTYFSSFSFTFNFPPSLSLSFSLCPSVSLFSFSPLSSRPASVA, from the exons ATGAGTCGCAGCATCGTGCGGCAGAGTAAGTTTCGCCACGTCTTCGGCCAGACGGTGAAGGCTGAGCAGGCTTACGATGACATTCGCGTTTCCAAGGTGACGTGGGACAGCTCCTTCTGCGCCGTCAACCCAAAGTTCCTGGCAGTCATCGTTGAGTCCAGTGGAGGAGGGGCGTTCCTGGTCCTGCCCCTCTGTAAG ACAGGTCGCGTGGACAAGAACTACCCGCTGGTGATCGGCCACTCCGGGCCTGTCCTCGATATCGACTGGTGCCCTCATGACGACAACATCCTGGCCAGCTGCTCAGAGGACTGTACTGCAATG gtgtGGCAGATCCCAGATCACTCGCTGACTCGCCCCATCTCCGATCCTGTCGTGGTCCTGGAGGGACACTCCAAACGTGTTGGCATCGTCACCTGGCACCCCACCGCACGCAACATACTCCTCACTGCGg GCAGTGATAATCTGATTATAATCTGGAACGTGGGCACAGGCGAGCCCCTCATCTCCATGGACGACCACCCAGACCTCATCTACAGCATCAGCTGGAACCGAAACGGCAGCTTGTTTTGCACCACCTGTAAGGACCGACGTCTGCGTGTGTGCGACCCCCGCAAGCGGGAGGTGGTTGCG GAACGCCTGGCTCCACATGAGGGGATCCGGCCAATGAGAGCCATCTTCACCAGAGACGGAAACATCTTCACCACAGGATTCACCAGGATGAGCCAGAGAGAGCTCGGACTCTGGGACCCG ACAAACTTTGAGGAGCCTATTGCACTGTTGGAGCTGGACACAAGTAACGGAGTGTTGTTGCCATATTATGATGCAGACGCAAACATGGTCTACCTCTGTGGAAAG ggggacAGCAGCGTCCGTTACTTTGAGATCACAGAGGAGCCGCCATACGTCCACTACCTCAACACCTTCAGCAGTAAGGAACCCCAGAGAGGGATGGGCTTCATGCCCAAGAGAGGTGTGGACGTGAGCAAATGTGAGATCGCCAG GTTATTCAAGCTCCTTGACAAGAAGTGTGAGCCCATCACAATGACAGTGCCCAGAAAA TCGGACCTCTTCCAGGACGACTTGTACCCGGACACAGCAGGGCCCGAGCCCGCCATGGAGCCTGATGAGTGGCTGGATGGCCGCGACGAAGATCCAATCCTGGTGTCCTTGAGGGATGGCTACGTGCCGCCGAAGAGCCGAGAGCTCAAAGTGGCAAAGAAGAACGTGCTGGACTCCAGACCCACCACCCGACGCAGCATGTCCACTTTGGACACCAACAGTCTGCCG CTCccttctttgttttggtttatttttccTAGATGCTCACTGTCCTTGAcctatttttcctctttttcctttacCTTTAATTTTCCCCCCTCCCTGTCACTGTCTTTTTCCCTTTGTCCTTCCgtttcccttttttccttctctccactctcctcccGTCCAGCCTCAGTTGCTTGA